One region of Synechococcus elongatus PCC 11801 genomic DNA includes:
- the ylqF gene encoding ribosome biogenesis GTPase YlqF: protein MSAPQIQWYPGHIAKAERQLQEQLKRVDVVLEVRDARIPLATDHPRLKSWLGSRERLLILNRLDMIPAAARQAWIDWFRGQGDRVLLTDAQAGTGVAQLSQAAQAAGAAMNARRKQRGMLPRAVRAVVIGFPNVGKSALINRLVKKKVVESARRAGVTRSLRWVRVSEHLDLLDAPGVLPSRLDDQTAALKLALCDDIGEAAYDNQRVAAALVDCLQALEAQPLSGVTPTLFFDRYGLSVEDSGEAYLAALADHRCQGDRERTALMLLNDFRRGSLGPIALELPPTA from the coding sequence ATGAGTGCTCCGCAAATCCAGTGGTATCCCGGCCATATTGCCAAGGCTGAACGTCAGCTGCAGGAGCAATTAAAACGGGTCGATGTGGTCTTGGAAGTACGGGATGCCCGGATTCCTCTGGCGACCGATCACCCGCGCCTAAAAAGCTGGCTGGGGAGTCGCGAGCGGCTATTAATCCTCAACCGCTTGGACATGATCCCTGCTGCCGCACGGCAGGCCTGGATTGACTGGTTTCGGGGGCAGGGCGATCGCGTCTTGTTAACCGATGCCCAAGCTGGAACCGGAGTGGCGCAGCTCTCGCAAGCAGCACAGGCAGCAGGAGCAGCCATGAATGCTCGCCGCAAGCAGCGGGGGATGCTGCCCCGAGCTGTTCGGGCTGTCGTGATTGGCTTTCCCAATGTCGGCAAGTCGGCCCTGATCAATCGCTTGGTCAAAAAAAAGGTGGTTGAAAGTGCCCGTCGCGCAGGGGTGACGCGATCGCTGCGCTGGGTACGGGTCAGTGAGCATTTGGATTTACTGGATGCCCCTGGCGTTTTACCAAGTCGGCTCGATGATCAGACTGCGGCGCTCAAGCTGGCGCTTTGCGATGACATCGGCGAAGCAGCCTACGACAATCAACGGGTGGCAGCGGCCCTAGTCGATTGCCTGCAAGCCTTGGAAGCGCAGCCCCTCAGTGGCGTGACCCCAACCCTCTTCTTCGATCGCTATGGGCTATCGGTGGAAGATAGCGGAGAGGCTTACCTAGCGGCATTAGCGGACCATCGCTGTCAGGGCGATCGCGAACGAACTGCGCTGATGCTACTCAATGATTTTCGTCGCGGCAGCCTTGGCCCGATCGCCCTTGAACTTCCTCCAACGGCCTGA
- a CDS encoding universal stress protein, which produces MFETILFPVDRSREAWEPSQLVLELVQQYNSRLVLLSVVADDAESAAAGAELLDKGRSLFESQGIIPEIVERQGNPPFAICDVADEVGASLIVMGCRGIGLTPEGAAESVTNRVINLAPCPVLVVP; this is translated from the coding sequence ATGTTTGAGACCATACTGTTTCCCGTCGATCGCAGCCGTGAAGCTTGGGAGCCATCCCAGTTAGTGCTGGAGTTAGTGCAGCAATACAACAGTCGCCTGGTATTGCTGTCAGTGGTGGCCGATGATGCCGAGTCAGCGGCAGCTGGGGCAGAGCTCCTCGACAAAGGGCGATCGCTGTTTGAATCTCAGGGCATCATCCCCGAGATCGTCGAGCGCCAAGGCAATCCCCCTTTTGCCATCTGTGATGTGGCCGATGAAGTCGGCGCTAGTCTGATTGTGATGGGCTGTCGAGGCATTGGCCTCACGCCGGAAGGGGCAGCCGAAAGTGTCACCAACCGAGTCATCAATTTGGCTCCCTGTCCCGTGCTAGTTGTGCCATGA